The Actinomycetota bacterium region TCCTCGTGAAGCCCCTGCACCCCGGGTGCCGGGTCACCTGGTGGACACGCGCCGAGCCCGACGCCTCGGGGCTGGACCCCGGTACGTGGATCCCCGCCGAGCACCACCGTGCCCTGCTGGCCCTGCGCGACTACCTGGAGGATCAGTAGCGACGATGCGCGCGGGGGTGGCGGAAAAGGCCCTGAGCAGGGAACTCCTCGGGTAGGACTCGAACCTACAACCCTCCGGTTAACAGCCGGATGCTCTACCATTGAGCTACCGAGGATCGGCGAGCCGGGAGTCTAGATGACGACCGGCTCGTTGTGCTTCGCGGGCGGGGGCCGGAACCGGTGCAGGTGCACCACCGGCCCCGTTTCGTCGATTCGCCCGGGCACGGGCAGGTCGTCCCGCGCGTGGATCCACCCCGCGCCCTGCATTCCCTCCACGAAGGCGCGGGCGTCGGGGCGCCGCGGATCGGCGATGATCACCTCGCTGGCGGGGCCGCACAGCGCCGGTATGAGCACCCCGAGGGCCGTGCCGTTCCGGGCCTCGTAGAGGATGTCCGCGCCGACCACCAGGTCGAAGGGGGCGCGCGCGAGCACGCCCGCGGGCGGGTCGCGCCAGTCCACCACCTCGGCGTCCACCGCGAGCCCCAGGTTGCGGGCGTTCCAGCGGCTGAACTCCACCGCGGCCGGGTACCAGTCGGTGGCGAGGGCGGCGGCTCCCCGCATCGCCGCCACCATCGCGCCCGTGCCGATGCCCGCACCGAGCTCGATCACGCTGCGCCCGGTGAGGTCCATCCCGGCCAGAACGCCGCACAGCACGCGGCCGCTCGGCCACACCTCGGCCCAGTACGGCAGCCGCTCGTCATCGGCGAACTCGTCCTCGTCGAGCAGGTCCTCGGCCGAGGGCGGCCGCCGGACGCGCAGGCGCAGGTCGCCGGCGGGGACGTCCTCCCACACGGTGCGCGGATCCTCGGGATGCACGCGGCGCAGCCTACCTTCGCGCCCGCGCAGCTGGTGGGGTCGGCTCGCCGGCCCCAGGGCGCTATAGTCGGCGACCGTCCGACCCCGAGGGGAGTTCTTCCAGATGAGCGACGAGACCGAGCAGGAGGCCGCGAAGGCCGCGGAGCAGGCACCTGAGGCCGACGCCGCCGTGGCCACCGACGAGGTGCCCGCCGAGGACGCCCCGGCCGGGGAGCCCGCTGCCGACGAGTCTGCCGAGCCCGTGGCCGAGGCCCAGGAGGTCGCCGCGGCGGCTGAGGAGGAGGAGGGCACGCCTGCCGAGGAGTACGACGCCGAGGAGATCGCGTCGACCCCCCGCGCACGCGAGGGCCTCGCAACACTCTACCTCTGCGAACGCGGTCACCGCACGCTCTTGATCTGGAGCGAGCCGCCCACCGCGTGCCGGGCGCCCATCTCGGCCAAGGCCGAGTGCGGACGGCCGGTGTACCACTCCACCGAGCTGCCCGAGCAGGTGCAGAGAGCGCTCAACCCGCTGAAGGCCTCGAAGAAGTCGTCCAAGGGCGCCGGCTGAGGCGACGCGACGCCCCGCGGGGCATCGGCTAGGCGGAGGTCATCTCCTCGGCGCGCCCGACCATGCGCTCCATCTCGCGGAAGCCTGGATCCCAGCACGCCGGGTCGGACAGGTCGACGCCCAGCGGGCGCAGCAGGTCGGCCGGCTCGGCTGATCCGCCGGCTGCCAGGAATTCCAGGTAGCGCGGCACGAAGTCGTCGCCGTCCTCGCGGTAGCGGGCGTACAGGGCCAGCGTGACCAGGTGCGCGAATACGTACGCGTAGGTGTAGAAGCGCGTGGAGATGAAGTGGGGGATGTACGACCAGCCGAGGCGGTAGCCCTCGGGCATCTCCACGGCGTCGCCGTAGTACGCGGCGTTGCGCGCGAGCCAGATCTCTGACAGGCGGTCGTCGGTGAGCGTGGCGCCCTCGCCGCGCATGCGGTAGGCGTCCTGCTCGTACCGGGCGAGCACCGTCTGTCGGAATACCGTGGCGAACGACCCCTCCACCCGCTCGCACACCAGCGCGGTGCGGGTGGCCTCGTCCTTCTCGGTGGCCATCAGGTGGTCGAAGGCGATGATCTCCGCGAACGTGGAGGGCACTTCTGCCAAGGCCAGGCCCGTATGGTACGACAGCGCCGTCTGGCGCTCTGACGACAGCGTGAAGTGCATGCCGTGCCCCAGCTCGTGGGCGAGGGTCATCACGTCGTCCATGCGGTCGGTGTAGTTCATGAGCATGAACGGCTTGGCGTCCTGGGCCACCGATGCGCAGAACGCGCCGCCGCGCTTGCCCGCGCGTGGCTCGGCGTCGATGCGCTCCTCCTCGAAGAAGTCATCGGCGATGTCGCCGATGCGCGGCGAGAACGCCCGGAACGACGACCCGATGATCCCCCGCGCCTCGGGGAAGAGCACCTCGCGCGCCTCGCCCAGCGGTGCGTACTGGTCGGCCAGGTGCAGGGTGTCGAGGCCCAGCTGGCGGGCCTTCACGCGGAACCAGCGCTGGGCGAGGCCGTAGTGCAGCTCCACCGACGACATCATCGACTCGATGGCCGGACCCGGGACCTCGTTGCGCAGGTGGGTCGGGTCCATGGGGTCGTCGTAGTCGCGCAGGCCATCCATGGCAAGGCGGTCACCCACGAGGGTGTCGTAGCAATGGGCCAGCGTGGGGGAGTGGGGCCCAAGCGTGGCGTACAGCGTGTCGAGCGCCCGGAAGCGCACCTCGCGATCGGGGTTGCGCACGCACGCGAGCAGGCGGTCGATCGTGTGCGGCTCCATGCCGTCGCCGGAGTCGAACTCCGCCTCGAGTGTGGACGTGATGCGTCCGAAGAGCGTCTGCCAGGCGCTGGCGGCAGCCGGGCTGCGCTCGGCCAGCATGCGCTCCTCGGGCTCGGTGAGCGTGTGGCGCTTGAACCTGCGCGCCGACACCAGGTGGTGGTGGTCGGCAACCACCTCGGGCGCGGCGGCCAGCCGCGTCGCGACGTCCTCGTCGAGCTCGAGCCACTCGAGCTCGAAGAACCGCAGGGCGTTGGCGGCCTCCACCATCGAGCGGTCCATCAGGGCGTCGAGGTCCTGGTTCTCGGGGTCGCTCACGTCCACCGATTCCCGCAGTGAGGTATAGGAGTGCAGGCGCCCGATCTCGTTCTCGATTCGCGCCACCTCGGCCAGTGCGGCGGCAAGGTCGGGGCCGTCCATGCCGGCCACGGTGCCCCGGTAGCGGGCCTCGAAGGCCCGGCAGTCATCAAGCGCCTTCGCGAGGCGGTCGCGGCAGTCATCGGCGGATGCGCAGAGCGGAGAGAGGTCCCAGCGCACCCCCTCGGCGCGCGGCGCGGAATCGGTCGTCGTCATGGGCCTGACGTTAGCCGAGCGCTGCCGCCATGAGGCGGTCGACGGTGTCCTTTGGCAGCGGCGGATCGCCCGTCGCGCCGGGGTGATGCGGGCTCGTGGGCCGGTGGTAGTCGGATCCGCCGGATGCGATGAGCCCGTACTTGCGCGCGAGGGCCGCGTAGGTGGCGAACTGATCGGGCGAGTACTCCGGCCGGTGCACCTCGATGCCGGCGAGCCCGGCCCGCGCCAGGCGTCCCACGAACGGGTCGAGGTGCACGTCGTCGAGCTTGAGCGTGTACGGGTGCGCCAGCACCGGCGCGCCCCCCGACTCGCGCACGAGGGTGACGCCCTCCTCGACGCCGAGGCCGCCCGATCCCACGTACGCCGGGCGGCCGTCACCCAGGTAGAGGTCGAAGGCGTCCCTGCGCTCCGACACGTGCCCGGCCCGCATCAGCGCCTCGGCGATGTGGGGCCGCCCCAGCGGGGCACCCGCCGCTCCATCGAGGAGGTCCTGCCAGTCGAGGGGCACGCCCATGTCGTTGAGGCGGGCCACCATCTCCCTCGCCCGCTCCACGCGCTTTTCGCCAAAGCCCGCGACGAGTCCGGCAAGCGGCTCGGGCGCGGCGTCGGGGAAGTACCCAAGCAGGTGCATGCTGCCGTGCGGTACCTTGATGGACAGCTCGATGCCGGGGATGATCTCCACCCCGATCGCGCCGCCCGCCGACTGCGCCTCGGCCACGCCCGCCAGGGTGTCGTGGTCGGTGATGGCCAGCACCTCGACGCCCCGCTGCGCCGCGTACTCCACGAGGTCGACCGGGTCATGCGATCCATCCGACCGGTTGGTGTGGACGTGCAGGTCGTGCGCCATTGGCGGCCGACGGTACCATCGCCCCTGCCATGGCACGCATCCGACGGGACATGGGCGGCAACGCCAACGTGGTGTACTCCAGCGAGGCCGGACGCATCGAGGCGGGCGCCCCGTCGAGCGGCGGCGCGGGCGAGGGGGCGCCGTCCCCGGGCAGTGCCGACGGCATCGTGCGCGTGTCGCGCACCACGGCGGGGCGCAGGGGGAAGACGGTCACGCTGGTCACCGGGTTGCCCCCGGCCGACCTCGGCGACATCGCGAAGGAGCTCAAACGCCTGTGCGGGTCGGGCGGGGCCGTGAAGGACGGCGTGGTGCAGGTGCAGGGCGACCACCGCGACAAGGTGGCGGCCCACCTCGGCGCAAGGTTCCGGGTGAGGATCGCGGGGGGGTAGGGGGCGGGAGCGCCGGGTAGCGCCGGACACCGCGGGCGCTAGGCGCGCTCGACGGCCAGGCGGCGCCCGGTGGCCTTCCTGAACACATCGGCCTCCTGGCGCGCCGACCACATGGCCACGTCGACGTCGCCATGGGCGCGCAGCCACAGGATCACGGTGTCGGCCGAGATCGCGCAGTCGATGCCGGTGATCGCCCGCGCGCGGCCCACCTCGAGCTGCTCGGCGATGCGCAGGAACGCCGCGAGGCGCAGGATGCGGTCCTCGTCGCGGCCCTTGAGCAGCGCGCTGAGCGCGCCGGGCGACTGGATCGACTTGCGATGCCCGCGCACCAGCTGGGCGATGATCACCAGCTCGCGGTGGCGGAAGCCCGGCAGGCCGGCGTTCAGCACCAGGTAGTGGCCGTGCTTGTGGTGGTCGTTGTAGTCCACGAGGGTGCCCACGTCATGCAGCACCGCGGCGGCCCGCAGCCACTCCCGCTCGCGCGGGTCGCCATCGTGCACGCCGAGCCTGGCCAGGCCGTCGAAGATCTCCAGCGCGAGGCGCGCCACCTGCTCGCAGTGCGGCCGGTCGTAGCCGTACACCTCCGCCAGGTCGCGCACGCTCGTGGCCCGCACGTCCTCCACCAGCGGGGGGTCGGCCGGCGCGAGGTAGGCCTCCCAGAACACTCCCCAGCGAAGGCCCTCGGCGCAGATCTCCGTCCGGTCCACCTCGGCGGCCTGCATGAGGGCGTCGAGCACCACGGCGCCGGCCAGCATGATGTCGGCGCGATCGGACTTGACGCCGGGGATGCGCCTGCGCTCGCGACGCGGCAGGGCGGTCATGCGCGCGATCAGTTCGCCCAGGGCGTCGCGGCCCAGCAGGTAGCCATGCACCTCGCCCAGCGGATACCCCGATGCCTTCTGCGCCATCGCCGCCAGCGTGCGCACGGCCCCGCCCATGGCCACCAGCCGGTTGGCGTCCGAGATCCAGCCCTCGAGGCGGAACACGTCGAGCGCATGCCGCTTGAGGGCCCGCACGTCGTCGCGGCCCTGCTGGTCGCCCGCCATGAAGGCATCGGTCATGCGCACGGCGCCAAGCGGCCGGCTGATCGACCTGGTGAGCAGGCGATCCTCCACCAGCCCCACCTGGATGCTGCCGCCCCCGAGCTCGGCCACGAGGCCGTCGGTGAGCGTGGTGCCGTTCACCGCGCCGATGTACCCGTAGCGCGCCTCCTCCTCACCGGACACCACACGGGCCGGCAAGCCCGCATCGGTGATCGCCTGCAGCACCTCGTCGCCGTTGGGGGCATCGCGGATGGCGCTGGTAGCCACCGCGCGCACCTCGTCGATCTCCGAGCAGTCGCAGAACCGCGCGAACAGCCGGGCCACCCGCGCGGCGCGCTCCACGGCATCGGCCGCGATGGGGCTGCCCGGCGGCGTGCCCTCCGTGAGCCGCACCACCTCGCGCACCTCGTCCACCCGCCGGAAGGGTCCGCCGGGCGTGTAGTCGAACACCACGAGCCGGAACGTGTTGGATCCCAGGTCCACCACCGCGAGGCGACGCGTCACGCCCGTGGCGACCCGCGGCCGCGCTACCCTAGACCCCATGTCGACCGGCCCGCTCGATCCCCCGTCCGTTGGTGAGTCGGGCGAGGCGCTGGCACCCAGCGCCCCGCGCCATCTCGCATGGCCGCGGCACTTCGACACGGGCGACGACGTCGAGGATTCCTGGGTGAGGGCGCTCGCCGCGTTGCCCGCCGATGACCGCGCCATGCTGCTGCGCGCCGACGCGTTCGAGCGCGAGCGGCACGAGGGCCAGACCCGTCGTGGCAGCGACACGCCGTACTGGCTTCACCCTGTGCGCGTGGCCATGGGGCTCATGCAGTGGGGGGTCACCGATCGCGACGTGCTGGCTGCCGCGCTGCTGCACGACGTGGTGGAGGACACCGTCACCACGCC contains the following coding sequences:
- a CDS encoding PHP domain-containing protein — translated: MAHDLHVHTNRSDGSHDPVDLVEYAAQRGVEVLAITDHDTLAGVAEAQSAGGAIGVEIIPGIELSIKVPHGSMHLLGYFPDAAPEPLAGLVAGFGEKRVERAREMVARLNDMGVPLDWQDLLDGAAGAPLGRPHIAEALMRAGHVSERRDAFDLYLGDGRPAYVGSGGLGVEEGVTLVRESGGAPVLAHPYTLKLDDVHLDPFVGRLARAGLAGIEVHRPEYSPDQFATYAALARKYGLIASGGSDYHRPTSPHHPGATGDPPLPKDTVDRLMAAALG
- a CDS encoding Ppx/GppA family phosphatase, encoding MARSSAGNAASALTQESSTSSPVSKCRGHARWRGALGASASPDSPTDGGSSGPVDMGSRVARPRVATGVTRRLAVVDLGSNTFRLVVFDYTPGGPFRRVDEVREVVRLTEGTPPGSPIAADAVERAARVARLFARFCDCSEIDEVRAVATSAIRDAPNGDEVLQAITDAGLPARVVSGEEEARYGYIGAVNGTTLTDGLVAELGGGSIQVGLVEDRLLTRSISRPLGAVRMTDAFMAGDQQGRDDVRALKRHALDVFRLEGWISDANRLVAMGGAVRTLAAMAQKASGYPLGEVHGYLLGRDALGELIARMTALPRRERRRIPGVKSDRADIMLAGAVVLDALMQAAEVDRTEICAEGLRWGVFWEAYLAPADPPLVEDVRATSVRDLAEVYGYDRPHCEQVARLALEIFDGLARLGVHDGDPREREWLRAAAVLHDVGTLVDYNDHHKHGHYLVLNAGLPGFRHRELVIIAQLVRGHRKSIQSPGALSALLKGRDEDRILRLAAFLRIAEQLEVGRARAITGIDCAISADTVILWLRAHGDVDVAMWSARQEADVFRKATGRRLAVERA
- a CDS encoding M3 family oligoendopeptidase, producing the protein MTTTDSAPRAEGVRWDLSPLCASADDCRDRLAKALDDCRAFEARYRGTVAGMDGPDLAAALAEVARIENEIGRLHSYTSLRESVDVSDPENQDLDALMDRSMVEAANALRFFELEWLELDEDVATRLAAAPEVVADHHHLVSARRFKRHTLTEPEERMLAERSPAAASAWQTLFGRITSTLEAEFDSGDGMEPHTIDRLLACVRNPDREVRFRALDTLYATLGPHSPTLAHCYDTLVGDRLAMDGLRDYDDPMDPTHLRNEVPGPAIESMMSSVELHYGLAQRWFRVKARQLGLDTLHLADQYAPLGEAREVLFPEARGIIGSSFRAFSPRIGDIADDFFEEERIDAEPRAGKRGGAFCASVAQDAKPFMLMNYTDRMDDVMTLAHELGHGMHFTLSSERQTALSYHTGLALAEVPSTFAEIIAFDHLMATEKDEATRTALVCERVEGSFATVFRQTVLARYEQDAYRMRGEGATLTDDRLSEIWLARNAAYYGDAVEMPEGYRLGWSYIPHFISTRFYTYAYVFAHLVTLALYARYREDGDDFVPRYLEFLAAGGSAEPADLLRPLGVDLSDPACWDPGFREMERMVGRAEEMTSA
- a CDS encoding stress response translation initiation inhibitor YciH (involved in start site selection during the initiation of translation), whose translation is MGGNANVVYSSEAGRIEAGAPSSGGAGEGAPSPGSADGIVRVSRTTAGRRGKTVTLVTGLPPADLGDIAKELKRLCGSGGAVKDGVVQVQGDHRDKVAAHLGARFRVRIAGG